The following proteins are co-located in the Haliovirga abyssi genome:
- a CDS encoding PilW family protein — MKIEKGFTLIELLIAISISSLVIYSAIAFLSIINKSLNMKTEKLIGTEDKIVEILKYNLRNINSTMDFKGKYNEMEFDRILKNEEKHIKIFFNGYKLIIKENKKEFDLTEEEEYARVEFIYIGLNGEWKSEWDFLKEKKMPKVITIRFFKKSNKIITKNISIYLMRDL, encoded by the coding sequence ATGAAAATTGAGAAAGGATTTACATTAATAGAATTACTTATAGCTATTTCTATATCCAGTCTTGTAATCTATTCTGCAATTGCTTTTCTATCTATAATAAATAAAAGTTTAAATATGAAAACAGAAAAATTAATAGGGACAGAAGATAAAATAGTAGAGATATTAAAATATAACTTGCGAAATATTAATTCAACTATGGATTTTAAAGGTAAATATAATGAGATGGAATTTGATAGGATATTAAAAAATGAAGAAAAGCATATTAAGATATTTTTTAATGGTTATAAACTAATTATTAAAGAGAATAAAAAGGAATTTGATTTAACAGAGGAAGAAGAGTACGCAAGAGTGGAATTTATCTATATAGGTTTAAATGGTGAATGGAAGAGTGAATGGGACTTCCTTAAAGAGAAGAAAATGCCAAAAGTAATTACTATAAGATTTTTTAAAAAATCCAATAAAATAATAACAAAAAATATATCAATCTATTTAATGAGAGATTTATAA
- a CDS encoding secretin and TonB N-terminal domain-containing protein, with the protein MKKLMFIIFMIIMYTNIVFAQEKLINISVLGAEAKDVFVLLTKQSGMNIISSPEIHGKISLNLENVTLKNTLSILEKVYNYEIIKITDNTFYVKRKVIPKNMAEISINGNKLSYSIYDVDIREVAKELTEKAGLNIVVDNNVKGNISGRVRDVDIDSGLVVLFETNGYSIMKDRGIYKITSGISRARIPSKLKISYNKGKVSIDAENENVIKILKKISTIAGLNMMILTSGVESISLKLENANLNEVINILLEGANYTYKIENKIYIITRKNSMGVGNDIFNSTELIKLKFIQAEKVPSLLPNDFSVANIKVISNQNALLFSGTDKDMSKLKSYIKKLDEKVPQIKIEALIVEISKNKNNTQKLGLQLEGVTTRGKKLNVFDTNSGEFTYENATKLNDVFYTKLQLLIQQGLAKIKAKPSITTINGEKAVINVGTVQYYKVVTLDNEGKEKIDYKSVNAGVTLDVTPWINSTGDISLKLNPTISNIGGAAPAEGPPTVSKREAKTTVRVKDGETIVIGGLEQNVITEKESGIPILKDIPLLGELFKTKSRDSNQTELLIYITPRIVEDGETIKMARDMSELIKKAQ; encoded by the coding sequence ATGAAAAAGTTAATGTTTATTATTTTTATGATTATTATGTATACAAACATTGTATTTGCACAAGAAAAACTGATAAATATAAGCGTTTTAGGAGCAGAAGCAAAAGATGTATTTGTATTACTTACAAAACAAAGTGGAATGAATATAATATCAAGTCCTGAAATACATGGTAAGATATCACTTAATCTTGAAAATGTTACTCTAAAGAATACATTAAGTATATTAGAAAAAGTATATAATTATGAGATTATAAAAATAACAGATAATACTTTTTATGTAAAAAGGAAAGTTATTCCAAAAAATATGGCAGAAATAAGTATTAACGGGAATAAACTAAGTTATAGCATATATGATGTTGATATACGAGAGGTAGCAAAAGAACTTACAGAAAAAGCAGGATTGAATATTGTTGTAGATAATAATGTAAAAGGAAATATATCAGGCAGAGTAAGAGATGTGGATATAGATTCAGGATTAGTTGTATTATTTGAAACTAATGGATATTCTATTATGAAAGATAGAGGGATTTATAAAATTACATCTGGAATAAGCAGAGCAAGAATACCAAGTAAACTAAAAATATCATATAATAAGGGGAAAGTGTCTATAGATGCAGAAAATGAAAATGTAATAAAAATATTAAAAAAAATATCAACAATAGCAGGTTTAAATATGATGATATTAACTTCGGGAGTTGAGTCGATATCATTAAAATTAGAAAATGCTAATTTAAATGAAGTTATAAACATTTTACTAGAGGGAGCTAATTATACATATAAAATAGAAAATAAGATTTATATAATTACGAGAAAAAATAGCATGGGAGTAGGGAATGATATATTTAATTCAACAGAATTAATAAAATTGAAATTTATTCAGGCTGAGAAAGTGCCATCTTTACTTCCAAATGATTTTTCAGTTGCAAATATAAAAGTTATTTCAAATCAGAATGCTCTTCTGTTTTCAGGGACGGATAAAGATATGTCAAAATTGAAATCATATATAAAAAAATTAGATGAAAAAGTACCACAAATAAAAATTGAAGCATTAATAGTAGAAATATCAAAAAATAAAAATAATACACAGAAACTAGGATTACAATTAGAGGGGGTAACAACAAGGGGAAAAAAATTAAATGTATTTGATACAAATTCAGGAGAGTTTACATATGAAAATGCAACAAAATTAAACGATGTATTTTATACAAAATTACAATTGTTAATACAACAAGGATTAGCAAAAATTAAAGCCAAGCCAAGTATAACAACAATAAACGGAGAAAAGGCAGTAATAAATGTAGGAACAGTTCAGTATTATAAAGTTGTAACTTTAGATAACGAAGGCAAAGAAAAGATAGATTATAAAAGTGTAAATGCTGGAGTAACACTAGATGTAACTCCATGGATAAATTCAACAGGAGATATAAGTTTAAAGTTAAATCCAACAATAAGCAATATAGGAGGAGCAGCACCAGCAGAAGGACCACCAACAGTAAGTAAAAGAGAAGCCAAAACAACAGTAAGAGTAAAAGATGGAGAAACCATAGTAATTGGCGGGTTAGAGCAAAATGTAATAACAGAAAAAGAGTCAGGAATTCCAATATTAAAAGATATCCCTTTATTAGGCGAGTTATTTAAAACAAAAAGTAGAGATAGCAACCAAACAGAATTATTAATTTATATTACACCAAGAATAGTAGAAGATGGAGAAACTATAAAAATGGCAAGAGATATGAGTGAGCTTATTAAAAAAGCACAATAA